In Stieleria varia, one genomic interval encodes:
- the sufU gene encoding Fe-S cluster assembly sulfur transfer protein SufU yields the protein MPSEQDIYEEHVLDHYEDPYHRGPLESATHADEGKNPLCGDVVQVSLRLSDDGRIEEAWFEGEGCVISQASASMLIEKVEGKTLDEVKAFSADEMLELFGPKLTPNRQKCCLLSWRVLQSAIHAPVDAGDSEDDSDGPHFGGPSLSEES from the coding sequence ATGCCCAGCGAACAAGACATTTACGAAGAACACGTGCTGGATCACTACGAAGATCCCTATCACCGTGGACCGCTGGAATCGGCGACACACGCCGACGAAGGCAAAAACCCGCTGTGTGGCGATGTCGTTCAAGTGAGCTTGCGTTTGAGCGATGACGGGCGGATCGAGGAAGCATGGTTTGAGGGTGAGGGTTGCGTGATCAGTCAAGCCTCCGCGTCGATGCTGATCGAAAAGGTGGAAGGCAAGACGCTGGATGAAGTCAAAGCGTTTTCGGCGGACGAGATGCTGGAGCTGTTTGGCCCAAAACTGACACCGAACCGCCAGAAGTGCTGTCTGCTCTCATGGAGAGTCCTGCAAAGCGCCATTCACGCACCGGTCGACGCCGGTGACTCCGAGGACGACTCAGATGGACCGCATTTCGGCGGCCCCAGTTTGAGCGAAGAAAGCTGA
- a CDS encoding co-chaperone GroES: MAKKSANTPFEYVEPIGDRVLVRKDEPKRETRGGIALPDAAEIPTITGRIVTISAVVENDDELPLKQYDKILFHPKNSVPVDLEHDNQLYVIPVEDIVAVFRRSKPE, translated from the coding sequence ATGGCCAAGAAATCGGCAAATACACCATTCGAATACGTCGAGCCCATCGGCGATCGCGTCCTTGTGCGAAAAGACGAGCCGAAGCGTGAAACTCGCGGCGGAATCGCTTTGCCAGACGCGGCGGAGATTCCGACCATCACCGGTCGGATCGTGACCATCAGCGCTGTCGTCGAGAACGACGATGAATTGCCGTTGAAACAATACGACAAGATCCTGTTCCACCCCAAGAACTCGGTCCCGGTGGACCTGGAACACGACAATCAGCTCTACGTCATTCCGGTCGAAGACATCGTGGCTGTCTTTCGACGTTCAAAGCCAGAGTGA
- a CDS encoding UDP-glucuronic acid decarboxylase family protein, translating into MIRRILVTGGAGFLGSHLCERLVDDGHDVICLDNFFTSQKTNVAHLLDRPNFELIRHDITLPIYLEVDQVYNMACPAAPGHYQYNPIKTIKTSVLGSINMLGVAKRCGARILQASTSEVYGDPEVHPQVESYRGSVNPIGIRACYDEGKRVAETLFMDYHRSNNVDVRIVRIFNTYGPRMHPYDGRVVSTFIRQALAGENITIFGDGSQTRSFCYRDDLVDVIIRMMNNEDGFVGPVNIGNPVEFTIRELAEQVIQICGSGSKLVERPLPSDDPTRRRPDISLAKEKLGWEPKVPLAVGLQQTIDWFRTINVSDYRPPTPNFT; encoded by the coding sequence ATGATTCGACGCATTTTGGTCACCGGTGGAGCCGGTTTCTTGGGCTCGCACCTTTGCGAACGCTTGGTCGACGACGGGCACGATGTTATCTGCCTGGACAACTTTTTCACCAGCCAAAAAACCAACGTCGCGCATCTGTTGGATCGACCGAATTTTGAACTGATTCGGCACGACATCACGTTGCCGATCTATTTGGAAGTCGACCAGGTCTACAACATGGCTTGTCCGGCAGCACCCGGGCATTATCAGTACAACCCGATCAAGACGATCAAGACCAGCGTGTTGGGCTCCATCAACATGCTGGGCGTCGCCAAGCGTTGCGGGGCCAGGATCCTGCAAGCGAGTACCAGCGAAGTCTACGGGGATCCTGAAGTGCACCCGCAGGTGGAAAGCTATCGAGGCAGCGTCAATCCGATCGGTATTCGTGCCTGTTATGACGAAGGAAAGCGGGTGGCGGAGACGTTGTTCATGGACTATCACCGCAGCAACAACGTGGACGTTCGCATCGTTCGGATTTTCAACACCTACGGACCTAGAATGCATCCGTACGATGGTCGCGTCGTGTCGACGTTCATTCGCCAAGCACTCGCTGGTGAGAACATCACGATCTTTGGCGACGGTTCGCAGACGCGTTCGTTCTGCTACCGAGACGATTTGGTGGATGTCATCATCCGGATGATGAACAACGAAGATGGCTTCGTCGGTCCCGTGAATATCGGAAACCCAGTCGAGTTCACGATCCGAGAACTTGCCGAACAGGTCATCCAGATCTGTGGATCGGGCAGCAAGCTCGTCGAGCGACCGTTGCCGTCCGATGATCCGACACGACGTCGTCCCGACATCAGTCTGGCCAAAGAAAAACTTGGTTGGGAGCCAAAGGTGCCGTTGGCTGTCGGCTTGCAGCAAACCATCGATTGGTTTCGGACCATCAACGTCTCGGACTACCGTCCGCCCACACCGAATTTTACGTGA
- the rnpA gene encoding ribonuclease P protein component: MSFRFSKTRRIASSDRFTLVLRRGVCAADGTLVVFAMSRGDQQPSRLGVTIPKKAGNAVARNHWKRLIRESFRTQQDRIPDGFDFVVRPKKDAQADWGSIRKGLPKLALKAIRRAGEK, from the coding sequence GTGTCGTTTCGATTTTCCAAAACACGACGTATCGCCAGCAGTGATCGATTCACGCTCGTTTTGAGACGTGGTGTTTGCGCGGCAGACGGGACGCTCGTTGTGTTTGCCATGTCACGGGGGGACCAGCAGCCGAGTCGGCTGGGGGTAACGATCCCAAAGAAAGCCGGAAACGCAGTGGCTCGAAATCATTGGAAACGGCTGATCCGAGAGTCGTTTCGCACTCAGCAAGATCGCATTCCCGACGGGTTTGATTTCGTCGTGCGGCCGAAAAAGGACGCGCAGGCAGATTGGGGTTCGATCCGAAAAGGGCTGCCCAAACTGGCCCTGAAAGCAATCCGCCGAGCCGGAGAGAAGTAG
- a CDS encoding bifunctional nuclease family protein, with protein MPVEMHLARIIISELTENQLIYLKEVDGEREFPILIGIFEATNIDRRVKEVDYSPPRPLTHDLVVRVAESLGAIIESVIISDLSDQTYYALLRLRDENDELIEIDCRPSDAIAVAVTFSPQLPIFVAEHVLDEATSTPF; from the coding sequence ATGCCTGTCGAAATGCATTTGGCTCGGATCATCATTTCTGAGCTTACTGAGAATCAACTGATTTACTTAAAGGAAGTCGACGGAGAGCGAGAGTTCCCGATCTTGATCGGAATCTTTGAAGCGACCAACATCGATCGACGCGTCAAAGAGGTCGACTACTCACCACCGCGACCACTGACGCATGATCTGGTCGTGCGAGTCGCGGAGTCACTCGGCGCGATCATCGAAAGTGTGATCATCAGTGACCTTAGCGATCAGACTTACTATGCGTTGTTGCGTCTGCGTGACGAGAATGACGAGCTGATCGAAATCGATTGTCGGCCCAGTGATGCGATCGCGGTCGCGGTGACGTTTTCGCCCCAGTTGCCGATCTTCGTCGCCGAGCACGTGCTGGACGAAGCGACTTCGACGCCCTTTTGA
- a CDS encoding DUF2141 domain-containing protein → MSDLDDSPPEIQTPTLWQQNHGNFLLFWVIAITLVGFIVLYARPDLPVEPPVDSTVELLEASDVGPSLVVRVTGKEDMPPGEVKIAIYDSAEAFRDPSKAYLKHSVPHENGIAVWLIPTEELPSSFGVAAYMDSDGDGELTKNQLGMPLEPFGFSRNARGLFGSPPEFGDTILNRPSETSQIEVLLR, encoded by the coding sequence ATGAGCGACCTCGACGACTCTCCGCCGGAAATCCAGACGCCGACACTGTGGCAGCAGAATCACGGCAATTTTCTGTTGTTCTGGGTGATTGCAATCACCCTGGTCGGGTTCATCGTTCTGTATGCACGACCCGACTTGCCCGTCGAGCCGCCCGTTGATTCGACCGTGGAGTTGTTGGAGGCCAGCGACGTGGGGCCATCGTTGGTTGTCCGAGTCACGGGCAAAGAGGACATGCCACCGGGGGAGGTCAAGATCGCGATTTACGACTCTGCGGAGGCGTTTCGAGACCCGTCCAAAGCCTATTTGAAACATTCGGTCCCGCACGAAAACGGAATCGCCGTCTGGCTGATACCGACGGAAGAGCTGCCATCGAGCTTTGGCGTTGCTGCGTACATGGATAGCGACGGTGATGGCGAGTTGACCAAGAACCAACTCGGGATGCCGCTTGAGCCGTTCGGATTCTCACGCAATGCGCGAGGGCTGTTCGGGTCGCCACCAGAGTTTGGCGACACGATCTTGAATCGCCCAAGTGAGACATCGCAAATCGAAGTCTTGTTGCGCTGA
- a CDS encoding SufS family cysteine desulfurase: MLPHPERFQIDFPILSRVTNSGAALAFLDNAASTQRPDAVLQAMDRCYREYYANVHRGIHTLSEASTEAYEQAREETRRFLNARSRCEIVFTAGATAAINAVARCWGDQNIGPDDVILLTIAEHHANIVPWHQLASRVGCRIEFVPLEDDFTIDTQRVSQMLAELRPKLFAFTATSNVLGTDFPVQQWGELARAVGAVTLVDAAQAVPHRKIDVQQWNSDFVVFSGHKVCGPTGIGVLYGKETLLDEMPPFLGGGAMIDTVTTSGFTTASLPDKFEAGTPPIVEAIGLAEAIRYVSAIGMDNIHEHERQLTVQADEGLRAIDGVSIVGPRPDQKSGIVSFTVEGVHAHDVAQWLDTRGIAVRAGHHCTMPLHASLGISATARASFYFYNRADEVDRLIAAVHEVREKFASRGRRRRKPASPLS; encoded by the coding sequence ATGTTGCCCCATCCCGAACGATTCCAAATCGATTTTCCCATCCTGAGTCGCGTCACCAACAGCGGCGCGGCACTGGCCTTCTTGGACAACGCCGCCAGCACACAACGCCCCGATGCGGTGTTGCAAGCGATGGATCGTTGTTACAGAGAATACTACGCCAACGTGCATCGGGGGATTCACACGCTGAGCGAAGCGTCGACGGAGGCGTATGAACAGGCGCGAGAGGAAACACGACGCTTTCTCAATGCCCGATCGCGATGCGAAATCGTTTTCACAGCCGGAGCCACTGCGGCGATCAATGCGGTCGCGCGTTGCTGGGGCGATCAGAACATCGGTCCCGACGATGTGATCTTACTGACCATCGCTGAGCATCACGCAAACATCGTACCCTGGCATCAGTTGGCAAGCCGTGTCGGATGCCGAATCGAGTTCGTGCCGTTGGAAGATGACTTTACGATCGATACCCAACGCGTATCGCAGATGCTCGCTGAACTGCGTCCAAAACTCTTTGCGTTCACGGCAACGAGTAACGTGCTGGGAACCGATTTTCCTGTCCAGCAGTGGGGCGAATTGGCTCGAGCGGTCGGTGCGGTGACGTTGGTGGATGCGGCTCAAGCCGTTCCCCATCGAAAAATCGATGTCCAGCAATGGAATAGTGATTTCGTTGTGTTCAGCGGTCACAAAGTTTGCGGACCGACTGGAATTGGCGTGCTGTATGGGAAAGAAACATTGTTGGATGAGATGCCGCCGTTTTTGGGCGGTGGGGCGATGATCGATACGGTAACCACGTCCGGGTTCACGACCGCGTCATTGCCCGATAAATTCGAAGCCGGTACGCCGCCGATCGTGGAAGCCATCGGGCTGGCCGAAGCGATCCGTTACGTCTCGGCGATCGGGATGGACAACATTCACGAGCATGAACGCCAATTGACGGTGCAAGCCGATGAGGGACTGCGAGCGATTGACGGCGTCTCAATCGTCGGCCCAAGGCCGGATCAAAAAAGCGGTATCGTCAGTTTCACGGTCGAGGGCGTGCACGCGCATGACGTCGCGCAATGGTTGGACACACGTGGGATCGCGGTTCGAGCCGGGCACCACTGCACGATGCCCTTGCACGCTTCTCTAGGAATCAGCGCAACGGCGCGAGCCAGTTTCTATTTCTACAACCGTGCCGATGAAGTCGACCGTTTGATCGCTGCCGTACACGAAGTGCGAGAAAAATTCGCATCACGTGGCCGACGTCGCAGAAAGCCAGCAAGCCCGTTGAGCTAG
- a CDS encoding GNAT family N-acetyltransferase, translating into MNITSSVPLSSLIEPNRDDFASSATEVAGVGALHGLSSTDKPADDGQVHDHDDTAKTAQVASVDATSSSPTSKLQTLGSPTLTVQVTAMDRLSEAELDRWRMIRAMRPEFSTPFFSPEFSAAVHRSRGDVQVAILFDESQADGSQPIGFLPFHRFRGSAVPVGRFLNDAHNIICPPDVQIDWLWLLEQLDVKAFDFHAMVGAEAETLAPHSHGLIQSFRADVGDDSAAYLKRLGKAHKTIGRQGQKTRKMEREIGPVSFVFDCRDTQLLHQTIQWKREQYQRTHILDLFSTQWTRTLMDELFVADGAPDNRERPRGILSVLYAGDRVVAAHYGLIENDLLHYWFPAYTPEFSRYSPGTALFTAILTDATQNGIRCVDMGYGEQPYKLKQTDATGSVAFGCITRSRFHRGWRAVETAAISTIKKMPLKESLKRVWRRIQPQAGISKLR; encoded by the coding sequence ATGAACATTACGTCCAGCGTTCCTTTGTCCAGTTTGATCGAGCCCAATCGCGACGACTTTGCCTCTTCGGCCACTGAGGTTGCCGGAGTGGGGGCTCTGCATGGGTTGAGTTCTACTGACAAACCCGCCGACGATGGTCAGGTGCACGACCACGATGACACTGCGAAAACAGCACAGGTAGCAAGTGTTGACGCCACATCAAGCTCGCCAACATCTAAACTCCAGACGTTGGGCTCGCCGACATTGACCGTCCAAGTCACGGCGATGGACCGACTGAGTGAAGCGGAACTCGATCGTTGGCGGATGATCCGCGCGATGCGTCCAGAGTTCTCAACGCCGTTTTTCTCGCCAGAGTTTTCTGCGGCCGTTCACCGTTCCAGGGGTGATGTCCAAGTCGCAATCCTTTTCGACGAATCGCAAGCCGACGGGTCTCAGCCTATCGGCTTCCTGCCGTTTCACCGCTTCCGAGGTTCCGCCGTTCCGGTGGGGCGATTCCTCAACGACGCTCACAACATCATCTGTCCGCCTGATGTGCAGATCGATTGGCTGTGGCTGTTGGAACAGCTCGACGTCAAAGCGTTCGACTTTCACGCCATGGTTGGGGCCGAAGCAGAGACGTTGGCACCTCACAGCCACGGACTCATTCAATCCTTCCGCGCCGATGTCGGCGACGACTCAGCGGCTTATCTGAAGCGGCTTGGGAAAGCACACAAGACGATCGGACGCCAAGGACAAAAGACACGAAAGATGGAGCGAGAAATCGGACCGGTGAGCTTCGTCTTTGACTGCCGAGACACCCAGCTGCTGCATCAAACGATCCAATGGAAACGCGAGCAGTATCAACGCACGCACATCTTGGACCTGTTTTCGACACAGTGGACACGAACGTTGATGGACGAACTGTTCGTCGCCGATGGTGCCCCGGATAACCGTGAACGCCCCCGTGGAATTCTGTCAGTGTTGTACGCCGGCGACCGAGTCGTTGCGGCACATTACGGTCTGATCGAAAACGACCTGCTGCACTACTGGTTTCCCGCCTACACGCCAGAATTCAGTCGTTATTCGCCGGGTACAGCGTTGTTCACCGCGATCCTGACGGACGCAACCCAGAACGGCATTCGTTGTGTCGACATGGGTTACGGTGAACAGCCATACAAGCTGAAACAAACCGATGCGACGGGCTCGGTCGCGTTCGGATGCATCACCCGATCCCGCTTTCATCGCGGATGGCGTGCCGTCGAAACCGCTGCCATCTCAACGATCAAAAAGATGCCGCTCAAGGAATCTCTCAAACGCGTGTGGCGTCGGATTCAACCACAAGCCGGAATTTCAAAACTCCGCTAG
- the panC gene encoding pantoate--beta-alanine ligase: MERLTTPEQAYQFVMQRRMRGETVGLVPTMGALHEGHLSLVKLSRQTCDHTVATIFVNPTQFAPTEDLSKYPRTLQQDCDSLERMGTDAVFLPANETMYPDGFSTMVGVPEVGKTLEGVCRPTHFQGVTTIVLKLFNLLPATHAVFGSKDYQQLRVIEAMVRDLNVPIEIVPGKTVREPDGLAMSSRNRYLSEGDRRRALLLSAALNRASEMTQDGVSSVSDLESEMRRVLLGSAETAGVDKIDYATVVDARTLCPIDQLRSPAIALIAAYVGQTRLIDNRILL; the protein is encoded by the coding sequence ATGGAACGTTTGACGACGCCTGAGCAGGCGTACCAATTCGTGATGCAGCGGCGGATGCGAGGCGAAACCGTCGGCCTCGTTCCGACAATGGGGGCCTTGCACGAAGGTCACTTGTCGTTGGTGAAGCTGAGCCGCCAGACTTGTGATCACACCGTCGCCACCATCTTTGTCAATCCGACCCAGTTCGCGCCGACGGAGGATCTGTCGAAATATCCACGGACTCTGCAGCAAGACTGCGACTCACTGGAACGCATGGGTACCGATGCGGTGTTCCTGCCGGCCAACGAAACGATGTATCCGGATGGATTCAGCACGATGGTCGGTGTCCCGGAAGTCGGCAAGACGCTGGAAGGTGTCTGTCGTCCGACTCATTTCCAAGGTGTCACGACGATCGTCCTGAAATTGTTCAACCTCTTGCCGGCAACCCATGCCGTCTTTGGCAGCAAAGACTACCAGCAACTGCGAGTGATCGAAGCCATGGTGCGGGACCTGAATGTTCCCATCGAAATCGTCCCAGGCAAGACGGTGCGTGAGCCCGACGGTCTGGCCATGAGTAGTCGAAATCGCTATCTCTCCGAAGGCGATCGTCGGCGCGCGTTGCTGTTGTCCGCTGCACTCAATCGCGCCAGCGAAATGACTCAAGACGGCGTGTCCAGCGTTTCGGACTTGGAATCCGAAATGCGGCGCGTGCTACTTGGATCGGCGGAAACCGCCGGCGTGGACAAGATCGACTATGCAACCGTTGTGGATGCGAGGACGCTTTGCCCCATCGATCAGCTTCGTTCGCCGGCGATTGCTTTGATTGCGGCTTACGTCGGTCAAACGCGATTGATCGACAATCGCATCCTGTTGTAA
- a CDS encoding ABC transporter ATP-binding protein: MLTENAANTIGPTDLIRSSHPALQINDLHKSFGSTEAVRGVSFTLAQGERLALLGPNGAGKTTLIRMIAGRTKPTSGSIKLLGEPIESPEARNSLGFVPQDLALYADLTARENLAAFGRFHGLRGRNLQDRVKWALQWTGLETRSRELVGSFSGGMKRRINLACGVLHQPNIILLDEPTVGVDPQSRQRIFTMLDELNENGTAILLTTHHLDEAQQSTDRIVIVDKGEVIADGDLEYLIDQTLGSSRMVRVKLSEPITEPLPIWGTRAGRVGKTGERAFDTRIEDIALQLAPLIDAVRSHGYEVTDLEIHSPTLHHVFLHLTGNELRD, translated from the coding sequence ATGCTAACCGAGAATGCCGCGAATACCATTGGACCCACCGACTTGATTCGCTCCAGCCACCCCGCACTGCAAATCAACGATCTGCACAAATCGTTCGGTTCGACCGAAGCGGTTCGCGGCGTCAGTTTCACGCTCGCGCAAGGCGAAAGGTTGGCGTTGTTGGGACCAAACGGTGCCGGTAAAACCACCCTGATTCGCATGATCGCGGGGAGAACCAAACCGACCAGCGGCTCGATCAAATTGCTGGGCGAACCCATTGAAAGCCCTGAAGCACGCAACTCGCTCGGGTTCGTCCCTCAAGATCTGGCGCTCTATGCCGACCTCACCGCTCGCGAAAACCTAGCCGCATTCGGGCGATTTCATGGACTGCGGGGACGCAACCTCCAGGATCGAGTGAAGTGGGCGTTGCAATGGACTGGCTTGGAGACTCGATCTCGCGAATTGGTCGGCAGCTTTTCGGGGGGCATGAAACGCCGAATCAACTTGGCATGCGGCGTCCTGCACCAACCCAACATCATCCTGTTGGATGAACCCACCGTCGGCGTGGACCCCCAAAGCCGTCAACGCATCTTTACCATGCTGGACGAGTTGAACGAAAACGGAACCGCGATACTTTTGACGACACACCATTTGGATGAAGCCCAGCAGAGCACCGACCGGATCGTGATCGTTGACAAAGGAGAGGTGATCGCTGACGGTGATTTGGAGTACCTGATCGATCAAACCCTGGGCAGCTCACGAATGGTCCGGGTCAAACTCAGTGAACCGATCACAGAACCGTTGCCGATCTGGGGCACGCGCGCAGGTCGCGTTGGCAAAACCGGCGAACGGGCGTTCGATACGCGGATCGAAGACATCGCGTTACAACTCGCTCCTCTGATCGACGCCGTACGCAGCCATGGATACGAAGTTACCGATTTGGAGATTCACTCTCCGACGCTGCATCACGTGTTTCTGCATCTGACCGGCAACGAGCTGCGAGACTGA
- the gluQRS gene encoding tRNA glutamyl-Q(34) synthetase GluQRS: MITGRLAPSPTGAQHLGNARTFLLAYWSVRRSGGSLRLRIEDVDSPRVKPWAAQQAIDDLQWLGIDWDGEPIVQTERLDLYHTALDQLIANNSVYPCTCSRKDIAEAASAPHESTFRGEGPVYPGTCSHWQSGDTLPPEGSFCWRFRARDATIEFDDLVLGRQSCNPAQTLGDFPVTQKTGSPSYQLAVVVDDADQVVTEIVRGDDLVASTFRQLDLINALGYEVPSYAHVPLVTGPDGRRLAKRHGDTRLSHFRERGVAPERIVGWAANSAGLIDTRGPVTATELISSFGWQQLNRNPVVVDDTEFAPPSTP, translated from the coding sequence ATGATAACGGGCCGACTCGCGCCATCACCCACAGGAGCGCAACATCTGGGAAACGCGAGAACGTTCCTGCTGGCTTACTGGTCCGTCCGCCGCTCGGGTGGTTCGCTGCGGCTTCGGATCGAAGATGTCGATTCACCCAGGGTCAAACCATGGGCGGCTCAGCAAGCGATCGATGACTTGCAATGGCTGGGGATTGACTGGGATGGGGAACCCATCGTGCAGACCGAGCGTTTGGACTTGTACCACACTGCGCTGGACCAACTGATCGCGAACAACAGCGTCTATCCGTGTACTTGTTCGCGAAAAGACATCGCAGAAGCCGCGTCTGCGCCTCACGAAAGCACTTTTCGCGGCGAAGGTCCTGTCTATCCGGGGACCTGTTCTCACTGGCAGTCCGGCGACACTTTGCCGCCTGAGGGTTCCTTCTGTTGGCGATTTCGAGCCCGCGATGCGACGATCGAGTTCGACGACCTGGTGCTTGGTCGGCAATCCTGCAATCCCGCGCAAACACTGGGCGACTTTCCCGTCACTCAGAAAACAGGCAGCCCATCCTATCAACTCGCTGTGGTTGTTGACGATGCAGACCAAGTGGTGACGGAGATCGTTCGAGGTGACGACTTGGTCGCCAGCACGTTTCGCCAATTGGATTTGATCAACGCATTGGGCTACGAAGTTCCCAGCTATGCGCACGTCCCGCTCGTCACCGGGCCGGATGGACGACGGTTGGCAAAGAGACACGGCGACACGCGACTGAGTCACTTTCGCGAAAGAGGAGTCGCACCGGAAAGAATCGTCGGCTGGGCGGCGAACAGCGCAGGCCTGATCGATACTCGCGGACCGGTCACTGCAACTGAACTGATCAGTTCATTCGGCTGGCAGCAACTGAATCGCAACCCCGTCGTGGTCGACGATACGGAGTTCGCCCCACCCTCCACCCCGTAA
- a CDS encoding ABC transporter permease, which translates to MMISLRRLLHNRVELLLAFVVPIAFFSVFALIFGKGIGSGSTPRIKVVVVDESNTSTSTELSQSLRENDGLRVMRADSGQKLTRAQAERLVRSGSVTLAIVLQSKDSDQQPITAQLLTDASDQVAGQVVSALVGRSLMMTQAKHRMAALQRDEEMALQSMPAIDFSQLPTSDQAANPTAEPQESQPRDTEPRDTEESSPTPPRPLQATPTNVSPMRPSTTLQQRGNPTSEPIRQPTEDSPENPSPETDTERPWQSLRPTELTSNSTRTGNSTPLGDIAPASYNAPAEGGAIDDIGRPEISTGPGSQFTGDTDLLSQSPVEIVDVIGDQKSNPVVSMYAAGIAVMFLLFGSTSGGGALLEERENQTLDRLLSTQLTMDQLILGKWFYLTLLGIVQVSVMFAWGQLVFGVNVIGHWDGFLMMTTVTSFAAAAFGLMLATLCKTRGQLNGLSVILILTMSALGGSMVPRYVMSQQMRDVGLWTFNAWALDGYDKVFWRELPVSTLWPQLVVLTLCGVAFLVIARLLAIRWQRD; encoded by the coding sequence ATGATGATCAGCCTTCGCCGGCTGCTGCACAATCGAGTCGAGTTGCTGCTCGCCTTCGTCGTCCCCATCGCTTTCTTTAGCGTCTTTGCATTGATTTTTGGCAAAGGCATCGGCAGCGGATCGACACCACGCATCAAAGTCGTCGTGGTGGACGAGTCCAACACGTCGACTAGCACCGAGCTGTCTCAATCGTTGCGAGAAAACGATGGCCTACGTGTCATGCGAGCCGACTCGGGACAAAAACTCACCCGCGCTCAAGCCGAGCGATTGGTCCGCAGCGGCAGCGTGACACTGGCGATTGTTTTACAAAGCAAAGACAGTGATCAGCAACCCATCACCGCTCAACTGCTGACGGATGCATCCGATCAAGTGGCCGGACAAGTTGTCTCGGCGTTGGTGGGGCGATCCCTGATGATGACTCAAGCAAAGCATCGTATGGCGGCGCTGCAACGAGATGAGGAAATGGCGCTGCAGTCGATGCCCGCCATCGATTTTTCGCAACTGCCAACATCCGACCAAGCTGCCAACCCGACCGCCGAGCCGCAAGAAAGTCAGCCTCGCGACACCGAGCCGCGTGACACCGAAGAATCGTCGCCCACTCCGCCACGGCCTCTGCAAGCCACTCCGACCAACGTGTCGCCGATGCGTCCGAGCACCACGTTGCAGCAGCGTGGCAATCCGACTTCCGAGCCGATCCGCCAGCCGACGGAGGATTCCCCCGAAAATCCGTCTCCGGAAACAGACACCGAGCGCCCTTGGCAATCATTGCGGCCGACGGAACTGACATCCAACTCAACACGTACGGGCAACTCAACACCATTGGGTGACATCGCACCCGCTTCCTACAACGCACCCGCCGAGGGTGGTGCTATTGATGACATCGGGCGACCGGAAATAAGCACCGGCCCCGGCAGCCAGTTCACCGGTGACACGGATCTGCTTTCTCAATCGCCCGTTGAGATTGTCGATGTCATCGGCGACCAAAAGTCCAACCCGGTCGTCAGCATGTATGCCGCCGGAATCGCCGTGATGTTCCTGCTGTTCGGGTCGACCAGTGGCGGTGGGGCGTTGTTGGAGGAACGCGAGAACCAGACTTTGGATCGTTTGTTGTCGACTCAATTGACCATGGACCAACTGATCCTGGGCAAATGGTTTTATCTGACTCTGCTGGGGATCGTCCAAGTCTCTGTGATGTTCGCCTGGGGGCAACTCGTCTTTGGCGTCAACGTGATCGGCCATTGGGACGGATTTTTGATGATGACCACCGTGACTTCGTTCGCCGCGGCCGCCTTCGGACTGATGCTGGCCACGCTGTGCAAGACACGCGGTCAGCTCAACGGTCTGTCCGTGATCTTGATTCTGACCATGAGCGCATTGGGCGGTTCGATGGTGCCCCGTTATGTGATGAGCCAGCAGATGCGAGACGTCGGACTTTGGACATTCAATGCGTGGGCACTGGATGGGTACGACAAAGTATTCTGGCGAGAGTTGCCGGTCAGCACGCTGTGGCCTCAGCTCGTCGTTCTGACATTGTGCGGTGTCGCATTCCTGGTCATCGCCCGACTGCTGGCCATTCGCTGGCAGCGTGATTGA